Proteins encoded in a region of the Populus nigra chromosome 3, ddPopNigr1.1, whole genome shotgun sequence genome:
- the LOC133688687 gene encoding uncharacterized protein LOC133688687, with amino-acid sequence MSSTAADMEPLTSGASNRIIPILKTVKTSLLFIHSLLFSLLLLLLPRRYRRRPMADSASPPSPSKSGKRRRLEEEDTLRRRALAEGIDMTTGNEDCRWNTFLFFGARRNALFVRSWLPITGQMKGILIIIHGLNEHSGRYGQFAKQLTSCNFGVYAMDWTGHGGSDGLHGYVPSLDHVVADTGALLEKIKSEYPGVPCFLFGHSTGGAVVLKAASYPYIKEMLEGIILTSPALRVKPAHPIVGAVAPIFSLVVPRLQFKGANKRGIPVSRDPAALLAKYSDPLVYTGPIRVRTGHEILRISSYLMRNFKSVIVPFFVLHGTADKVTDPLASQDLFNEAASKFKDIKLYDGFLHDLLFEPEREEVGQDIISWMEKRLGAESEQIYS; translated from the exons ATGTCATCAACGGCAGCAGATATGGAGCCACTAACATCAGGAGCAAGCAATCGCATAATCCCAATCCTGAAAACCGTAAAAACTTCTCTTCTTTTCATTCACTCACTTCTCTTTtccctccttctcctcctccttcctcGCCGTTACCGCCGCCGTCCCATGGCTGATTCCGCCTCTCCGCCATCGCCTAGCAAGTCGGGGAAAAGACGGAGATTAGAGGAGGAAGATACTTTGAGAAGGAGAGCTCTTGCTGAGGGTATTGATATGACGACCGGTAACGAAGATTGCCGGTGGAATACGTTCTTGTTCTTTGGTGCTAGACGAAATGCTCTCTTCGTTAGGTCTTGGCTTCCGATAACCGGTCAAATGAA GGGCATTTTGATCATTATTCATGGGCTCAATGAGCACAG TGGAAGATATGGTCAATTTGCAAAGCAACTAACATCATGCAACTTTGGCGTCTATGCAATGGACTGGACAG GTCATGGTGGGAGTGATGGGTTGCATGGATATGTTCCTTCACTAGATCATGTCGTTGCAGATACT GGAGCTCTATTGGAAAAGATCAAGTCAGAGTACCCTGGAGTACCATGCTTCCTTTTTGGTCACTCAACTGGAGGTGCTGTGGTTTTAAAG GCAGCCTCATATCCTTACATCAAGGAAATGCTGGAGGGGATTATTCTGACCTCACCTGCTTTGCGTGTCAAGCCTGCACATCCTATTGTTGGG GCTGTGGCTCCTATTTTTTCTCTGGTTGTCCCCAGGCTCCAATTTAAAGGAGCAAACAAAAGGGGCATTCCAGTTTCTAGGGATCCTGCAGCACTTCTGGCCAAGTATTCCGATCCATTGGTCTATACAGGACCCATAAGAGTCCGCACAGGGCATGAAATATTGCGTATCTCCTCTTATTTGATGCGAAACTTCAAGTCTGTGATCGTCCCATTCTTTGTTCTCCATGGAACTGCTGACAAGGTGACTGATCCTCTAGCATCTCAAGATTTGTTCAATGAGGCAGCCTCCAAGTTCAAAGACATAAAGCTTTATGATGGTTTCTTGCATGACCTTCTCTTTGAGCCTGAACGCGAAGAAGTTGGTCAGGATATAATCAGTTGGATGGAGAAGAGATTAGGTGCTGAATCTGAACAAATATACAGTTAG
- the LOC133688928 gene encoding lachrymatory-factor synthase-like, whose amino-acid sequence MTEETQAKWEGKATVELRGPTADQVWPCLEDFCNLQKWLPRVDTCYRVEGELGQPGLVRCCNFSKVPSEGSHEDEENKVIWAKEKLIMINPSERCLSYEILENNAGFKSYVATIKVSPINDGGGDGQHGCTIEWSFIADPIEGWPLEDFNSYINSSLQFMGEKMERDVLSR is encoded by the coding sequence ATGACAGAAGAAACACAAGCCAAATGGGAAGGCAAGGCCACGGTTGAGCTAAGAGGCCCAACAGCAGACCAAGTATGGCCTTGCTTGGAGGACTTCTGTAATCTACAAAAGTGGCTTCCACGAGTGGATACATGCTACCGAGTTGAGGGTGAGCTAGGACAACCTGGCCTGGTTCGGTGCTGCAATTTTAGCAAAGTACCATCAGAAGGGAGTCATGAAGATGAAGAGAATAAGGTCATCTGGGCCAAAGAGAAGCTAATAATGATCAATCCAAGCGAACGGTGTCTAAGCTATGAGATCCTTGAAAATAACGCTGGATTCAAGTCATATGTGGCCACCATTAAAGTATCGCCTATCAACGATGGAGGTGGGGATGGTCAACATGGGTGCACGATCGAGTGGTCCTTCATTGCTGATCCAATTGAAGGGTGGCCACTGGAGGATTTCAATTCCTATATTAATTCCTCTCTCCAGTTCATGGGGGAAAAAATGGAACGGGATGTCCTAtctagataa
- the LOC133688929 gene encoding lachrymatory-factor synthase-like has translation MAEETPQIKWEGKSIVELKGPTADQIWPLLEDFCNINKWFPSIDVCNHVDGELGKPGLTRYCASKTLSTYGSYDEAEVRWVKERLLMIDPAEKCLSYEVLENNSGFKSYVATMKVLEINGSDAGENGCKIEWSFIADPVEGWTLEDFSSFINFCLQSMGKNMEQDVLSG, from the coding sequence ATGGCAGAAGAAACACCACAGATTAAATGGGAAGGCAAGTCCATAGTTGAGCTAAAAGGGCCAACAGCAGACCAAATATGGCCTCTCTTGGAGGACTTCTGCAATATAAACAAATGGTTTCCAAGTATAGATGTATGCAACCATGTGGATGGTGAGCTGGGAAAGCCTGGCCTGACTCGGTACTGTGCTTCTAAAACACTATCAACGTATGGCAGTTATGATGAGGCCGAGGTCCGTTGGGTCAAAGAGAGGCTATTGATGATTGATCCTGCTGAAAAGTGTCTAAGCTACGAGGTCCTTGAAAACAACTCTGGATTCAAATCATATGTGGCCACCATGAAGGTATTGGAAATTAATGGATCAGATGCAGGTGAAAATGGGTGCAAGATCGAGTGGTCTTTCATTGCTGATCCAGTTGAAGGGTGGACGTTGGAGGATTTCAGTTCTTTCATTAACTTCTGTCTCCAATCCATGGGCAAGAACATGGAACAGGATGTCCTATCGGGTTAA
- the LOC133688344 gene encoding uncharacterized protein LOC133688344 yields MIPAFLSKQEVLVVIMSEQRLRKAVSYDSYEIDKYETSEDIATIDEVKQVECECCGLKEDCTPDYISEVKGSYSGNWVCGLCSEAVKERMAQGPKVAMHEAVCSHKDFCQKFNTTRVNPQLSLTFAMRDIAKRSSENRSSKNSSTTRIARSTSCVPRIDLNH; encoded by the exons ATGATACCTGCATTTCTATCGAAACAAGAAGTGTTGGTGGTAATCATG AGTGAGCAAAGGCTTCGGAAAGCGGTGTCTTATGATTCATATGAAATTGACAAATATGAGACTTCGGAAGACATTGCTACCATTGATGAAGTCAAGCAAGTAGAATGTGAATGTTGTGGACTCAAAGAGGATTGCACGCCAGATTATATCTCGGAAGTTAAGGGCTCTTATTCTGGTAATTGGGTCTGTGGCCTTTGTTCTGAAGCTGTCAAAGAAAGAATGGCACAAGGTCCGAAAGTCGCCATGCATGAAGCTGTTTGCTCTCACAAGGATTTTTGCCAAAAGTTCAACACCACTAGAGTCAATCCTCAGCTATCATTGACGTTTGCAATGAGGGATATAGCAAAAAGAAGTAGTGAGAATAGAAGCTCCAAGAATTCGTCCACAACAAGGATTGCTCGAAGCACTAGCTGCGTTCCAAGGATTGATCTCAACCATTAA